Part of the Trypanosoma brucei brucei TREU927 chromosome 2, complete sequence genome, TTTTCAGCAACTTGCCTATCAAGTTGGCCAAACAACTTTGCTCCATTTCTTCCGGTAGACTCTTCAATCAAATCACTGTAACAGGAGTGTTGACTCCCACCAAGTGGAAATATGCGCCTCGCAtaaagggaagcaaaaagtaaagaaaaagcaaaagacagGTATGATTTCACTCCCTCAATACATgtgttttcccctccttcgtTACTTTTATAAACGCCTCACATGCCGTATAATTTTTACTATACATCAATAGCGCTGTGATTATTTGctccattttcatttttacaaaaaaaaaagacaaaaaagttgCCAAGTGGAGGGGACGGATAGTCATTACTCCctggcttctttttttttttttgcctcaaACAATCACGCCAGCTTCAAACACAGTATACATCAATACGCTACCGAATACCCGCCTGAAAAACTTTTATACTGCATAaccacacacgtacacataCCCAGTGGTATGGTCATAGGCAGAAGTCAAAGAAGTTACTGAAGTTCAATTAAGTGTGTACGcgctccccctccccccataTACAAAATGGGAACTACAACGCAAATACGGTCACTGTAGCAGTgcaacaactttttttttaaataaaaaaatataaaaaaaccaTCACACCCAACTTTTGTGTTTCAATCATCTTCATCACAGGGTGCCACGTAGTTGATTGGGAACAACCCTGTGCGCTGGTTGCACACACCTTTCAACCAACCCTCTTCCTGAGCACGACTTACGCACACAATCACTTCCCCTTCATCAAACGTTAGCTCATCTGGTGCTCGCGCCTTGTATGGATACAAAGCGCGCAATGAACGTCCCTCGACCCGCAGCACATCGTTTATGCCAAGCTGAACACCATGTGAGGCAGTACTTGCATCACCGCCAACTCCATCACCCATTTCTTCAAGTGAATTTCTGCGAGATGAAACTAGATGAGACGGTTTAGCAGACAGTGTAGCAGCTGCACGATCAGGCTCCTCACCGCCAGCGCCATGTGTGCCAGGAACCTTTTGATGTCCTGGAAGGGGATGCGTTACTGCCTTGGGGTACGATGCCGATGGGGAACCTGCGGAAGGTGTGTCGTTGAGCCGACGATCTAAAAGAGCACCCACCTGACGCTGCAGTGGAGTTCGGTATTTGGCCTCAAGCATAGGAAGTTGAGTACGTCTGTAGGAGGCACGTTCGCTGTTCTCCTGCTCAATAGCAGCACGGATCTGTAAAAGTgtcttttcctcttcgacTTTCACCTTCTCATCAAACGTTGTAGACGGTGTTACCTTCTCACGGTAATCCAGAATAGTGGAGTGACGGTTCAAATTAACCTTCTTCGCTATTTCGCTCGGGTGAACGTACTCTACGCCCGCAAAGCGGAGCGAGGAGAGTGTGGGCTCGATGTCCTCACTCGCTTTATCTAAATTCGCACGAATAGCCACAATTTGATGCCCTAGTTCCCTTCGTTTTAGCAGCAGTATTTTGTTTGCCTCGACGTACTTCTTAGCATTGACATCTAAGGATTCAGTATGTagttccttctttatttcgtTGTCCCGTATCTCCTCATCCAATTGCATCAGGCGCCGCTCCTTGCGATAGAGGTACCGACTTGCGGCGAGGTAATAATCCGAGTAGCGTTTGAAGTGATGGCTCTGTATCGCACGAAGCATCTCACTGAATGTGTTCTGCCGCTTGTCGACCTTGGATGCGATAGTGTCACAACCATCAAGAACAAAGTTATTCAATGATGTGGCGAGATCCTTAGCCTTTATTGCATTAGTAACAATATTCTGCAACTTCTGAGCATGTTCCGATACCGCTTTGAGAAACGACTCGTGGCCGCTTCGACGTCCAGCCTCTCGCTCTTCCATCTGAAGTCGCCGTTCAATTTCTTTACGGCGCTTCTGTGCCAGCTTCGAAAGCTCGACTTGGCACTGCTGCATTTCCCTAGCCAGTTCGAACATACGATTCCACACaccctgctgctgctccctATTTTTCTGAAGAAATTCGTCAGACAGACCACGATCCGTTTCGTAACGTTTACGTTGATGTGTATCATCGTTGTTGTAATTCTCAATCTGTTCCTTTATCTTTAAAAGATCTTCTT contains:
- a CDS encoding paraflagellar rod protein, putative yields the protein MTQSAQSTTLFQRNKHIYIQEEDKLKDILSDEAFHEKVISWLESTITELDLQFEICDQKLAELQQNISVESGNYWCSKTVIKHCNLHLDVKNISSSGADTEQHATIPEVVHAVSSLQLLKTQPFITPKQKRFIEQCEAELSSVVFEPRELGFISNALRVKLREGSNARSLLGSLAEFQNTIEVLSPDVDKCEQLLEASISNGEMALAEEISERQLKIYERILQLITDQYPIITNHYVESRVNDRRQRWAIFRMADKDITAVIEGKNRQIEACEEDLLKIKEQIENYNNDDTHQRKRYETDRGLSDEFLQKNREQQQGVWNRMFELAREMQQCQVELSKLAQKRRKEIERRLQMEEREAGRRSGHESFLKAVSEHAQKLQNIVTNAIKAKDLATSLNNFVLDGCDTIASKVDKRQNTFSEMLRAIQSHHFKRYSDYYLAASRYLYRKERRLMQLDEEIRDNEIKKELHTESLDVNAKKYVEANKILLLKRRELGHQIVAIRANLDKASEDIEPTLSSLRFAGVEYVHPSEIAKKVNLNRHSTILDYREKVTPSTTFDEKVKVEEEKTLLQIRAAIEQENSERASYRRTQLPMLEAKYRTPLQRQVGALLDRRLNDTPSAGSPSASYPKAVTHPLPGHQKVPGTHGAGGEEPDRAAATLSAKPSHLVSSRRNSLEEMGDGVGGDASTASHGVQLGINDVLRVEGRSLRALYPYKARAPDELTFDEGEVIVCVSRAQEEGWLKGVCNQRTGLFPINYVAPCDEDD